The stretch of DNA AACCATTGAAGCGGCAAAAAATATGGGTGCTTCACCTTGGAAAATTCTCACGAAAATTGTTTTTCCTATTTTAAAGCCTATACTAACGACTTTATCCGTATTGTTATTTGCCTCAGGACTTGGAGCGATGTCTGCACCGTTAATATTAGGTGGAAAAGATTATCAAACGATAAGCCCCATGATTCTCACATTTGCTAATAGTATGAGTTCAAGAGATCTTGCTGCATTATTAGCGATATTTTTAGGAATTACACAAATTGCTTTACTTTATGTGATTACGAGATCTGAGAAAAAAGGCTTCTATATGTCTATTTCAAAAGTAAAAACGAAAATCGTGAAGCAAAAAATTACGAATAAATTTGCCAACTTTATTGTCCACTTTTTTGCCTATGTTCTATTTATCATCTATGTGCTGCCAGTTGGAACCGTCATTCTCTTTTCCTTTACCGATACATATAGTATCAGCACTGGAACACTATCATTGGAACATTTTACTTTAGAACATTACATGAGAATCTTAACAGACGTTTCAGCTTATAAACCATTTATGATTAGTTTTATCTATTCAGGATTAACGGCTATCATTGTTGTGGCTGCCATGTTATTGATTGCTCGATTAATCCACAAATATAATAATAAATTAACCACTTCTTTAGAATATTTACTTCATATTCCTTGGTTAATACCCGCTATCCTCATGGCTTTAGGTTTAATTATCACTTATGATAAACCGCTGCCTATTATGGGGAATATTGTTTTAACAGGTACTCTGATCTTGTTACTAATTGCTTATATCATTGAAAAAATCCCTTTTACGTTGAGGATTTTGAAGGCGGCTTATTATTCATTTGATAGTTCACTCGAGGATGCAGCAAAAAATTTAGGAGCAAGAACGACCTATACCTTCATTAGAGTCATATTACCGATTGTTTTACCGACGACTATGGCGATACTTGCATTAAATTTTAATAGTCTATTAGCAGAATATGATTTAACCGTATTTTTATATCATCCGCTTTTTCAACCGTTGGGTATTGTCATTCGAAATAGCACAGATCCAACAGCGTCTGTAGATGCAAGGGCGATGAACTTCGTTTATTCCGTTATCTTAATGTGTATATCTGCTACTGTTATTTACTTCGTTTACGGTAGAGGAAGTAACAAGAAAAATATTTTATAGAAGAGGTTAATGATGAAGATAATGAAAGAAAAACTAAACAACCAACCATTTTTAATCGCTGTTCATAGAGGAAGCAGCATGGGGAATATTATAGAAAATACAATCCCTGCTTTTTATGCGGCAGTTCAATCTCATGCAGATATTTTAGAAATTGATATTATCCGTTCGATAGACGGGGACTTTTATGTCTTCCATGATGGGAATGAAAAAAGACTTTTAGGACAAGATCATA from Cytobacillus dafuensis encodes:
- a CDS encoding ABC transporter permease, with translation MNKFFKDHVQNKLSLWIVGIILAWFIIAFLIVPNVNILYTTFFADGAFSLEPFQKLLSSERAMKSLLNSFLLGITLVVTVNIVGVFIVLVTDYFDIKGAKVLKLGYFTTMIYGGLILVFGYQFIYGNSGFLTKFLVGIFPNMNPDWFIGYPAVVFVMTFACTTNHILFLSNAIRGIDYQTIEAAKNMGASPWKILTKIVFPILKPILTTLSVLLFASGLGAMSAPLILGGKDYQTISPMILTFANSMSSRDLAALLAIFLGITQIALLYVITRSEKKGFYMSISKVKTKIVKQKITNKFANFIVHFFAYVLFIIYVLPVGTVILFSFTDTYSISTGTLSLEHFTLEHYMRILTDVSAYKPFMISFIYSGLTAIIVVAAMLLIARLIHKYNNKLTTSLEYLLHIPWLIPAILMALGLIITYDKPLPIMGNIVLTGTLILLLIAYIIEKIPFTLRILKAAYYSFDSSLEDAAKNLGARTTYTFIRVILPIVLPTTMAILALNFNSLLAEYDLTVFLYHPLFQPLGIVIRNSTDPTASVDARAMNFVYSVILMCISATVIYFVYGRGSNKKNIL